The Nerophis lumbriciformis linkage group LG09, RoL_Nlum_v2.1, whole genome shotgun sequence nucleotide sequence ctttcgctttaaaaaaaatatgacttaattgtgcaacatagttgtgtagggtcagtgttagtcagttctctgattattttaaactgtttcagaatacattattaaaagctatttttaacatttaaaaaacaaaattcaaagattatttcattaattttatggctgaatcaaaagaaattccataaattagaaaacaaatgttcaagaagtgaaaatataaaataatgttatggttggatgttattgctggtggaccagttctggctgaaagatgtgattatggtgtttgttgtcttattatttatttgggtcacattttgtattaccctgtattgtgtttatgtggtatgaaataaccttcatcagcgcgcaacatttttttatccacgtcttcctccgtaaatcttgatacatattgacgatgacccgccctgctatacttctgattggctctgagcatttttcagcatttttcgcctgaccaatcagaaagaaggggccgtctaagcatacccgcccccaaagtgccaaaaagaaacatgacagcgcgaggagagatgccaggagtacacagagagcgcgcagaaaggcgtcgcgtgcgcgcaaaaaggcaccacgcgcgcgcaaaatggtgtcgcgcgcgcacaaagtggagaatcagcgcgcgataacagtttttatgcgctcggatttttggcactaatgtgacgccatagtccAAACCTTTGCCAACGAGGGCcgtataaaaaaaatttatacatTTTGTACTTTAAAGATATTATAACCAGTACAATATAGTAGGGCTGGACAACGAGTTGACTTTTAATTTTGAATATGGCTTCTCAcgattattaaaataaaacaattaatgtGCATGCAAAGTCCGGATCTTGTGACGGTGAAACAGACGAGGAGCGAATGAGTGAAAAAAAGAGCATGTgtactagaagtttgggatgtcGCCATAGTTGctattttttatttgacacagcgctggtagggtccttgagggtgcatgggagtttgcccaaccagtctacatgtgttttgtggacttggagaaggcattcgaccgtgtccctcgggaagtcctgtggggagtgctcagagagtatggggtatcggactgtctgattgtggcagtccgctccctgtatgatcagtgctagagcttggtccgcattgccagctgtaagtcggacacgtttccagtgagggttggactccgccaaggctgccctttgtcaccgattctgttcataacctttatggacagaatttctaggcgcagtcaaggcgttgaggggatccggtttggtggatgcaggattaggtctccgctttttgcagatgatgtggtcctgatggcttcatctggccaggatcttcagctctcactggatcggttcgcagccgagtgtgaagcgactgggatgagaatcagcacctccaagtccgagtccatggtcctcgcccggaaaagggtggagtgccatctccgggttggggaggagatcttgccccaagtggaggagttcaagtacctcggagtcttgttcacgagtgagggaagagtggatcgtgagatcgacaggcggatcggtgcggcgtcttcagtaatgcggacgctgtatcgatccgttgtggtgaagaaggagctgagccggaaggcaaagctctcaatttaccggtcgatctacaaggacaagatcacgggtacaagcggccgaaatgagtttcctccgccgggtggcggggctctcccttagagatagggtgagaagctctgccatccgggaggagctcaaagtaaagccgctgctcctccacatcgagaggagccagatggggtggttcgggcatctggtcaggatgccacccgaacgcctccctagggaggtgtttagggcacgtccgaccggtaggaggccgcggggaagacccaggacacgttgggaagactatgtctcccggctggcctgcgaacgcctcggggtcccacaggaagagctggacgaagtggctgaggagagggaagtctgggcttccctgcttaggctgctgcccccgcaacccgacctcggataagcggaagaagatggatggatggaacagcgCTGGTACggctaatcaataatcactaaactcaacaaagaAGTAAGGCATAAGATATGTGCAGTTAACCACGGACGGCGTAACATAATTGCCCAATAAAATGGAATCCGCCAAAAAAAacgcatattatcggacatctctacttgataCATGTCGAATTCTGTTAGTATTTAAGTTTGTTTTGCACATTTCAGCAAAATTGCCTATTCTATTTTTTTTGGTTAATGTTGTAATCCCGGATGTCTTTAGAAAGTTTCGACACCCGTGTTGGAGCAAATCAATTACAACTAACATGTTTGTTCTTTAGCTGCTTTGGACGTGAGGAAACAAAAAGACCTGAGCGGCTTCTACCGCCACCTCCTGAACCAGACTGTAGGCGAAGAGGCCATCCCCGATCGCTCGGCCAACAAGTACGTGTTGTTGGGTCACCACAGGTGTGCACCGGGTGTTGTTACTGATGCTTCGTTTGTGTCGGCCATCAGAAGTCAAAGCCCGGCCGATATCAAGGTTGAGGAAGCGTCACAAGCGAGTGGCGATAACACGCCGAGTCCAGGAAGCGGCGGCGAGGACGCCCGCGAAGAGAAACACGGATTCAACAAGCCTTCCAAACGCCATTACAGACACCGCTCGCTTTCGTCGGGCAGCGACGACGAGAGAGAGAGGGACCGGCGCAAGAAGAGAGAGCGCGAGAAGGACGAGCGACGCGGCCGGAGAAGAGATGAGGACAGAGATGGCCGCCGCAGCCACACCAGCAGGCGGGACTCCGAGCGGGAAGAGCGACGTAAGGAAGGGAGCAGCAGAGAGCGAGAGGGGGAGAGGAAGGAGAGGAAGAATTCAGAGAAAGACGAGAGGAAAGAGAAAGGAGAGAGGAAGACGAAGGAGGatgagaaagaaagaaaggagaATGAGAAGGAAAGAAAGCAGGATGAGAAGGAAAGAAAGGAGGATGAGAAGGAAAGAAAGGAGAATGAGAAGGAAAGAAAGGAGGATGAGAAGGAAAGAAAGGAGGATGAGAAGGAAAGAAAGGAGAATGAGAAGGAAAGAAAGGAGGATGAGAAGGAAAGAAAGGAGAATGAGAAGGAAATaaaggaggatgaggaggaaagaaaggaggatgaggaggaaagAAAGGAGGGTGAGGAGGAAAGAAAGGAGGATGCAGACAAGAAAGAAGAGGAGAAGGTGAGCAAGTTTGCCAAACGATCCAATGATCAAACACTGAGCTCGGCCAGAGATCGCTACCTGGCTCGACAGATGGCTCGCTCCGTCTCCAAGAGTTACATCGAGCGCGAGGAAGACTGACGGCCTGAAGGTGTGCACACCCCCCTTAGCTAAATCATGTAAATACCTCCAAATAAACTTGTATTCTCGCTGACTATTTGTAGTCTTTAGTGTGGAGgcttggtgtccaaagtgcaggctGGAGGACATCTTGTCTCACTGACTGAGAATAAGCCAATGGTGTCATTTTGCTTTCAAACATAAGCTGTTTGgtctaagtcaggggtgctcattacgtcgatcgcgagctaccggtcgatcgcggagggtgtgtcagtcgatcaccagccaggcattaaaaaaaatagtcctaaaaatgagcgatcataaatcttcactatgacgtcacttttgtcacttgattgacattcacggcacccgagggtcttctgagatgacgctggctgctgccagctcattaaaattaccgactggaaggcgagaaacactttatttcaacagactctggcgccgtacctgtcgtcaaaactccaaagactgactgcacagttgcacagttgcgttaacaaaataggagtctcagaaagctggcgtgaacaagctagcaagctacggagtttgccgacaatgtatttcttgtaaagtgtatacaaaggagtacggacgctggacaaataagatgccaaaaaccaaccactttcatgtggtattggacagaaaggaggactttttttctcctccattcgaaaatgcggaccttatcagcaccactgcataatcaatgcaagtcatcagaatcaggtaatacaccaacttatattcttgtcttcatgaaagaaaggaatctatgtgttaaacatgcttgtattatctttaaacaccttttacttgttaacaatattaactatgtgttaaacatgcttgtattatctttaaacaccttttacttgttaacaatattaactatatgtgttaaacatgcttgtattatctttaaacacctttaacttgttaacaatattaactatatgtgttaaacatgcttgtattatctttaaacacctttattttttttaacaatattaactatatgaattaaacatgctttcattatctttaaacacctttaacttgttaacaaaaacatatatttcataaataagtaaatataaattatatatatgaatgaggtagatccccacgacttgatccattgaaaagtagctcgcctgcagaaaaagtgtgagcacccctggtctaagtgtATAAAGTGCTGTCCTTCGTTGCAGGTTCAAGCTATGGCTCCATCTAGTGTCATAATTGAGTCAATGCAGGCATCAAAGAGAAACCTTTTGGCCCCCTGGGGGACAAATATGCAATCACCTTTATTTAAATTGCTATTGACAAGTTGACATTTATCTGCACAACACTGAGCCGCTTATTTATTCCAAGATGGTGCCACTGTAGTGGCTGCCTTTGTATTTTTGTTTCCCTCATTTGTGACCGtcgccttttggttcgggactgcACAAGAGGGTGGCACTTCCGTGACTTCTGCCTCGGGGGTGAGGGACCTTGAGGACATGTTTGCACCAGACTAGCTGCTGGCTCTCCACCACACCAGAGTCCAcgcagagactggaggagatgtagaGTAAGACGATTCTGAGCGCTCATTGACCATGAGTTAGTGGGCAGCCTAAGACATAGTTAGctcttgtggagaatgcatatatttttaagagttctttctttattcacagtcatgtttaaagcagctaatattttcccatgtgtcctctttttgcttgtatctcctgtccgcaagtaaactctctgctttaccttgaaggggttggaatgtgggagtatagcatactccctttttaccttatcagtattagaacaaagaggctgtatttctttctgggcagggtgggggctgttttcgtattcaataagttgtctcttccagtttgattttcagaccgcttctagatgccgctattaacagactgtaggactggtctcctaaagctttagtaaaacttgataatattcctattctgtcttgatggtcctcctTACTCTGCATatgtgtcatctgaaagaactcgggattgaccagtgacttgtattccctgagaggaagactggtcagacgcaacaatttctaggttgctttgttgggtcagaTCTGTGCACACTAGCATGAATTGTTTGTACTTTGACAacactgaagtggcagctggttgcaacaGCTCTGCTTTTCATTTTATGTCCTTTAgtagtccggcttcctcccgcctccaaagacatgcacctggggataggttgattggcaacactaaattggccctagtgagtgtgaatgttgtctgtgttggccttgcgatgaggtgtcgacttgtccaggatgtaccccgcctactgcccaaatgcagctgagataggctccagcaccccccacgaccccgaaagggacaagcggtagaaaattgatggataatATTTCCACATGTACACTTCTAGAATCTACATTGAAACCATGTTTGAGATTGTGGGATTCGGTCCAACCTATTCTTTATTCACGTTGCGTACAAATTTTTATCCCGTGCTGTGGTGCACATCTGTTCTACTTGGTATAAGTGGTTGCTTGTTTCGGCATTTGTTTTTATACGGCCCTCGTTGGCAAAGGTTTGGACCCCCTTGTGCTAGAAGCTCACAGGTGTCAGTACAGATGCCTGACCGCATACATTTCTAGTCTACTCGTCACATTTTCTCACCTTCGATGGCGGCCTGTCTCTTCTCGCGCTCCAcctcaaaaaacggaatggaattttacagttttttactgaatgggacacccaaaatcatacttgccaaccttgagacctccgatttcgggaggtggggggcgtggtcggggtggggcggggggcggggttgggggcgtggttaagatata carries:
- the nsrp1 gene encoding nuclear speckle splicing regulatory protein 1 — translated: MAVPGKQYGLILPQKKILIKAKSLQKHCVFGDDSDDETSVGESLQKEAAKKKTMRQTQLEMTKALEQDSTVYDYDAVYDNIQQQRLDNSKKVLSGVEKRPKYIHQLMKAVENRKKEQERRDERKIQKEREAEGEQFADKEAYVTTAYKLKLQEQKEEAEREKRQAAIEAALDVRKQKDLSGFYRHLLNQTVGEEAIPDRSANKSQSPADIKVEEASQASGDNTPSPGSGGEDAREEKHGFNKPSKRHYRHRSLSSGSDDERERDRRKKREREKDERRGRRRDEDRDGRRSHTSRRDSEREERRKEGSSREREGERKERKNSEKDERKEKGERKTKEDEKERKENEKERKQDEKERKEDEKERKENEKERKEDEKERKEDEKERKENEKERKEDEKERKENEKEIKEDEEERKEDEEERKEGEEERKEDADKKEEEKVSKFAKRSNDQTLSSARDRYLARQMARSVSKSYIEREED